AGGTAATGGGCATCCAGCTCTCAGCAACAAGGGGAGATTATCACATGTAACGGATTCGGTATCTAATCCTAGATCATCCCACCAGGAAAATCATGTTGTTGAGAATATCATTTCATCTATTCCATGCACATCACTACGTGGAGGAGCAGTGGAGCTGCACCATGAGGAGATAGAAATGGTTGATAAACTTGTTGCAGCTGCTAAATCCAAGTTACATTATGCCTGAAGAAACGAGAAAGGGACAGACACTGTGTCGCAGGCCAGAAGGTCTGATTGACTTGCAACCCAAAAAAGTAATTCATGAAGATTCTCTTCTGGAATGTGAGAGGCTTCAAGAAGGCCTCAACACAGATGGTCCTGAGGAAAATTGTAAGAGATAACAACCCAGACTTTCTCTGCCTGGACGAACCGATGATTGATGTGAACAAGTGCCCAACTCATTACTTTAGCAAATTGGGCTTTGAAGCAGACATCATCTATAatacagaagagaaaaaatcccaaatctatGGCTGTTCTGGAAGCGAGTTATTCCTAAACCTTCGATTTTTTCTTGTTCTGATCAGCAAATTTCAGTTCATGTAGATTGGAAAGGAAAATCTATTATCATTTCATCCGTACACGCTAGCAATATTAGAGCTATTAGAAGGGAGCTCTGGATGGATCTCGAGGCATTGTCGGTGTTGGCTGAACCATGGGCCGTGGTTGGAGATTTCAATGCCACTCTTGCATCTAATGAAAAGAGGGTTCCTGGTACCTTTAACCTCGGCTTTACCGCAGAATTTGATGCTATGATAGACTCATGTAAATTAATAAAACTAGCATCTTAGGGGCCAAAGTTCACTTGGAccaataatagaagaagggaCAATGCCTCTGTAGTTCTCGATAGAGGATTCTGTAATGAGGAATGGTTGAAAACCTTCCAGCATTGTTCTCAATTGGTCCTTCCAAGGGATTTTTCTGATCACAATCCAAATCTTGTTCTCTCTAAAGCTTTCCCTAGACCTGCTAATTGTCCTTTCCGCTTTCAAAAGTTTTGGACAGAGCACCCTGATTTTTGAAGAAAGTTGCTGATTCATGGAGTCATAACATCTGCGGGCCACCATCTTATATTCTTGCCCAGAAGCTAAAAAGGCTGAGGCTGATCATTAAAACCTGGGCtagggaaaattttccaaacttTGAGATTGAACTGGTCAGAATGAGAGAGGCTTTGGACCATAGACAAGCTCAAATTGAGTTGCAGGGAATGGACGACTCCCTCTTTGGGCAAGAAGCCGATGCAAAATCTACCTATTTGGTTGCcatgaaaaatcatgaaaaattatgggctGAAAAGTCAAGGATTAGATGGCTGAAGGAGGGAGATCGTAACTCCAAGTTTTTTCACCACTACACAAAAATTAAGAGAGCCAAAAACACTACTCGAAGAGTCAAAAAAATTGATGGGTCTATAAATTCTGACAGAGATGATATAGCTTGCTACATGTCCAAAGTCTATGAAGATTTTCACAAGGGAGTTCCAGTGACAGATCATCTAGATTTGCTCGATGCTATCCCAAGGCTTATTGATGACGTGGATCTTCTATCTCTGGATTCAATCCCAAGTCCGAATGAGATAAAGCGTGCAGTGTGGGATCTGGACCCTGAGAGTTCACCAGGTCCAGATGGCTATCCTGGCTATTTCTTTCATTGCTGTTGGAATATTATTTCTGGAGATTTTGAAAGAGCAGTGGGTGATTTCTTTACTTCCGGAACGATGCCACCGGGTATGAACAACAACTTATTATTCTTAATTCCCAAAATCAACGGGGCTATGTCTCTTGACAAATTCAGGCCTCTCTGCATGGGTAATTTCTTCTGTAAAATAATATCTAAAATCCTTGCAACTAGATTGTCCTTCCTCCTCCCAAGACTAATCTCAGAAGAACAGGGAGCTTTTCAGAAAGGGAAACTTATTCATAACAATATTGCCTTGGCATCCAAGCTGGCGAATATTATGCATTCTGCTACAAGAGGTGGCGGGTTAGGAGCAAAATTGATATTCAAAAGGCCTTCGACACAATTTCTTGGGATTTTATTCTAAAAGTCCTAAAAATTTTTGGTTCTTCCGATATTTGGCTGAAATGGATTTCCCAAATCCTATCCACTTCCAAAATTTCCATTCTACTAAATGGAGGCCTAGTTGGCTACTTCGGAGTTGAACGGGGGCTTCGTCAAGGTGACCCCATTTCTCCAATACTACTTATTATTGCTGAAGAAGTTCTCTACAGAGATTTGAAGCACCTTCTCCATAGAAAGTAAATCAAAGCCTTAAAAGGCCCTCGAGGTGTGTCTGCTCCTACTCATCTTCTCATcgttgatgatatttttattttcataaatgcgTCTAGCAATTATGTCAGAAACTTGAAGAATTTTATCAGAAACTACCAGGAGTTCTTAGGGTAGATAGTGAACTTGGAAAAAAGCAAGCTATTCATGGGTCCGGTATCTTCTTCAAGGAAACAGGCTATTGTGGAAACAATGGGAATCCCAACATGTAAATTCCCCACAAAGTACCTCggcatgaaaattttcaaaagtcGAGTAAAAAACCAATATATGATGCCTGCTCTGGACAAGATCAGAGATCATTTATTAGGCTAGAAAGGAAGGACCCTCTCAATGGCTGGTCGAGCTCAGCTAGTTCGACCAGTTATATCAAGCATGCCAgtgtataatttctcaatataTTGGTGGCCATCTTCTATGATCACgcaaatggagaagtggatgagaaattttatttggacaggagACATTGACACTTCAAAGGCTGTGACTATCAAGTGGGATCAGGTTTGCAAGCCTATGGATGAAGAAGGTTCGGGGATCCACAGGATGAGAGACGTAAATATTTCCTTGCTTGCTAAGCAGGCATGGAACATAAAGCATGGGGAACCAAATTCTTCAAGCCTCTTCAAGGCTCTGTTTTTGTCAAAATGGCAGCCTAAAAAACTTATTAGGCCTTCTTCAATTTGGCGTGGCATCCACAGAGTGTGGTCTTTCATATCTAGCAGAGAGAGATgaataataggaaatgggaacAAAATCAATCTCTGGAAAGACATTTGGATGGGGGAAGCATCTATAGTGGACGTCTGTGGCAGTGCCCTCTCCCCGCTCATTAATTCCAGGACTAAGGTCTTTGAAATAATATCGGATGGCAGATGGAAAATTCCTGAAGTTCACTCTGAAGCCCTTAAGAAGGTTTTCtctaatgcaaaaaaaattagaattcctCAGGTTGACATAGAAGATCGCTGTCTTTGGAGTGCGACCTCCTCTGGaatgttttcttccttctctgcgTGGAATGAAATAAGAAAGACAAATCCCAAGATCCCCTGGTTGTCTCTAGTTTGGAACAAATATCTTCAACCTCGGCAATCTGTTTTTGGGTGGCGGTTGATGCATAAAAAACTTCCCAAAGATGATAATATTATCCTTAAAGGCATACCCCTAGCATCAAAGTGCTGCCTCTGTGGATTAGATGTTGAATCATTCAACCACATATTTTTATACTGCTCTTTTTCCatggaaatatggaaaaaatatttggagTGTTTTGGTATAACTTGACCTAGGCCTATTGATCTTCATCAGTTATCCCGGTGGTGggtgagaaaaagaagaactcTTTCGGTGAAAGATGTTTGGTCCATAGGACTTGTGGTGATTTCGGACAATATTTGGAGGGAAAAAAACATCAAATACCATGATCATACTCATCACTCTTTAgtccaaatttttgaaaaaaattaagcGGGACATTCAAGATGCCGGGTGTGAGATTCAGGATATCCTTTCAGTCTGAAAAAGagttggattttctttttttcctactCTAGTTTTTAGTTTAttgtaattgggtttttttttcctgctaatggcaatgccgaaggtggggacaAAAAATTTCCTTTGATATCTCTGTACCTTTTCCTCATTAATAAAATCACTTGagcctttagaaaaaaaaaatcacaagctTTTCTTATGTTTAGTTATAGTATTAATTGATGGTTTCTTATATAGGTATATTGCCTCTGATTGTGATTCCATTGTTACAATGGTTGAAAATCACAACTGGCTAGGTTTTGGTTATGAAGATGTTGTTGCACAAACGATAAGAATAGGCATATAATCCTAAATTAACCCTCTTTATATCATAATGAACCCGTATAGTCTATTACCATTTTTttcaacttaattttttttttccaagattgGATTTGGATTCTGGAGTCTCTTACACCAATTTAACTGAGGCTGCCACATTAAATGGCAAagtcaaagaagaaaacatgtATAGACAAGGCTTTGAACAATCTTTAAGTTGTTCTTATGAGGCTTGGCTTCTTTGATGGCAGCAGTTATGAGGCTTGGCTTCTGTCTGTCAACCCTGTTTTCGTTTAGGACATTTGGTTGTTGCATATTCGATTAGGACATTTGGTTGTTATGATTCACAATTGATCTGTCCTAATGGATTGAGCTACGGATGGAAGAGAGGATGGTGCCTGTGAGAGATGGAACGGAGGGGCGGCCACTTGATCGTGGAAAGCAACCTCTGATTACTGAGTATCTCCGACCTAGAACTACACTAGTGCCGATTGGAGTAGGAGAGGGTCGGCCTAAGCAGATCAATGGAGGACATAAGGAGAGGATTTCTGATGATCCGAGCAACCATAGACCTGCTAAGAAGAGGTCCTACTCTACGGTGGTAGGGAAGGCGATTCCAGATGTTGGGCAACTTCCAAAGCCAATCCATGTTGGATCACTCACAAAAATTAATATTCCCTAAGACGCATACGAGGAGAGGCTCCTGAGGTTCAGATTCGCTCTAATTGGAAGGGTTAATTTTAGATTCATCTCTCTTGGTAATATTAGAAAAGAGGCTGAGAAATCATGGAATCTCAAAGGCAATGTCAGAATGGCACCCATGGGGAAGGGGTACATATTGTTTCAATTTGACACTGAGGTGGATATGGCATCAATGTGGAGGAGGAGTTCGACGAAGGTCAGAGGACAGATTATTAGATTTCAACCATGGAGGCCTGATTTTGATGTCCATGCCAATAACCCCTCTACCAAACTCGTGTGGATCAGGTTTTCGGACCTACCCCttgagtattggcatgagaggATTCTTCTGACCATTGCTAAGGCGGCAGGAAGGACAGTAGCTTTGGATAAGTTCACACATTCAGCCACGATGGGCACTTATGCACGTGTTCAAGTTGAGATCGAGATTGGTGCTAAAtgccttgaagattttcaagtcATGAGGATGCAACCAGGCACAAGCGAGGCCTTCTGGTTCAAGCAAAGAATTATATATGAGGATGATatgaagcattgtggattttaCAGAAAATCTGGGGCACACTGAACATTTGTGCAGAGCTAAAAAATCTGCTGGCAAACATGAAGCACGGAAGCAGCAGGGATCAATACCAGGGGCGGTTTACCCTGAGAACGCTGGTGGTGGACGGCAAGGTGAAGGAGCTCCGGTGAGATCGCAGGGCAGAGATCTCTCCCAATCGCCTATTAGGTTTCCTTCCTTATCTGGGAATCAAATTAGGGAGGAGATTAATCAAGATTGGGATTCTAATATGGCTAACGGTCAAATTCATAGTGACCTGCCAAATATGATTGATTCTCAATATGGGAGGAATATCCCTTACATGCCAAGTGGGAATAATCTCTTGAATTTGGATCAGCTTGATGTTAACAATAAGGATGACTCGCTCCATGGGTCTGATGGGCCTGGAAGTGGGTCGCCCAAGGAACCGGGTTATGGAGTGGAAGGTAAGAGGCAGCACTCTATCAATGGCATTGTTCAGAGGCGTGAAGAGCAATTATCGCAAGGAGGGGACGACCTGGTCCAATTAGAAGGAAATAGACAGCGACAGGAATGGGGGGATAAAGCAACCCACTCGATAGAGGTGGATAGTCATGACCATGGTGCTGGGCTTGGAAGTCTTGGCCGGAGTGATCGCGGGACAGGTCCTGTAAGGGGTGGGCAAAGCGCGGACCGGGACTTCAGGAGAAATTCATTATACTCTGCGCTACAACAGGATCACGTGATTACAAATGTTAGCCCCATTCATATGTAGGGAGGTAATGCCGTAGTGCCACATCCTGAGGTGGCACATATGGATAAAATGATACGGGAAAGGGAAGAGGTTGTGTGGGTAATCGTGAGACAGAAAAAGGGAAATAGATGGCTAATACGGAGCAGACTTTGCGTAAGTCTGATCGTATTGCAGAATATAAAAAGTAAATTATGTTAGCCCTCTATTGGAATATCAGGGGGAAGAGAAAATCAGCGGCAAAGCTGGCTTTGAGTAACTTATTAAGGGAAAAGAATGTGGACCTCTTGTGCATCGCTGAACCCATGTTGGAGGCGgtgaattttccaaaaaaaaatttcagcaagagAGGCTTTGATTCGGATTTTATTTACAGTGTCAGAGATGATCGGCTCCCTAATCTATGGGTCGCTTGGCGGAGAGGGGTGGGCAAGCCTGTTGTTGTGGCTCCCTCAGACCAACAGATTTCTATGAAGGTGCAATGGGCAGAGACCCTGTTTCTTTTTCACTGTGGTGCATGCAAAATGTATACGGGCTGCTCGGAGAGACCTATGGAATGATTTGGTAAGTGTTAACCCTGGCCCTAACATGCCCTGGATGGTGGTTGGGGATTTTAACGCTACCTTGGCATCTCATGAAAAAAGGGGTCCTGGAGTATTTAACTTGGGGTCAGCTGAGGATTTTGGAGCTATAGTGGATGCTTGCCTTCTTATTAAAATCCCATCTCAGGGTCGAAAATTCACTTGGTCCAACAACAGAAGGAGGGGCAATGTTGTTGCTGCTCTGGATTGAAGTTTCTGCAACAACACCTGGATCTCCACCTTTTTGGATGTCCACCAAGTTGTCCTTTAGAGGGTGGCCTCCGATCACTCCCCGGTCCTGGTGGTGTCTGCGGCTTCAAAAAGGCTAAGAAATTGCTACTTCAGATTTCAACGCTTTTGGACAGAGCACGAAACCTTTTTACACACTGTGAAGAGATCATGGGACGAGGACATCAGAGGTTCCCCCATGGTGGTGTTTGTGGAAATGTTAAAAAGATTAAAAGGGGTTCTGCGGACATGGGGGAAAAGCAGTTTCCCAAATTTTAACGTTGAGTTGGAGGATGCAAGGAAAGGACTAGAAGACGTGCGATAGGAGATTGAGGAACAGGGCATGTTTGATGAGCTTTTTGCTCGAGAAGCTAACATAAAAACAAGGCAGCTGAAGGCCTTGGAGAATTACGAAaaattatgggctgaaaaagctcgTATTAAATGGCGGCTGCAGGGCGATAGATGTTCCAAATTTTTGCACATCTTTGCAAAGATGAGAAGAATTAAAAACTCTATTAGAATGATTAAACAAGAGGATGATGTGGTTCTTGTTGAAAAAGACCAAATTGAAGGCTACGTGACCGTTTTATGAAAACTTTCTTAAAGATGTCCCTACCCATGATCATATGGAGCTCTTGGAGTGTATTCCTAATTCTTTAGAGGAGGACGAGAGGACTGGGCTGGATTTGACTCCATCTGATGAAGAAATTAAGGGAGCTATTTGGGACCTCGATTCTGAGAGCACCCTGGGTCCGGACGGATTTCCAGGTACATTTTATTAGGTATGTTTGGATATCATTGTGACAAATGTTTGCAAAgctattaatttctttttcagaACAAACTACTTGCCTTACGGAATCAATAACATTTTTTTGGTATTGATTCCGAAAGTGAAGGGAGCAATTTCTCTGGATAAATTCCGCCCattatgcatggggaattttttatgcaaaattatttcaaaaatccTAGCTTTGAGATTATCGAGAGTGCTGCCCAGTATAATTTCTGAGCAGGGCACCTTttagaaaggaaaaatcatCCACTCCAACATTTGTTTGGCTTCGGAGTTAGCAAATTTGATGTTTTCCACCACCCGGGGGGAGGTATGGGGTTGAAGATAGATATCCAGAAGGCTTATGATACCGTTTCTTGGAAATTTCTGTTCCATGTTATGTGTAAATTCGGTTTCTCAGAAAAATGGATTTCCAGGATAAGTCAGCTTCGTCAATGAGCAAAAATCTTGGTCATGTTGAATGGAGGATCAGTTGggtcaaaaaattaatattgaGAAAAGTAAGATTTTTCTTGACCCTATTACTGCCCGAAGGAAGCAGGCCATTATTGATGTACTAAAAATCCCAGTTTACAACTTTCCCGCCAAATACCTGGGCGTGGAGATTTTCAAAGGAAGGGTGAGAAAGGAGGTCTTGCTTCCAATCTTGGACAAGGTCAAAAGTAGATTGGCAGGGTGGAAAGGAAAGTTACTTTCTATGGCTAGAAGAGTTGAACTTGTGAGATCAGTTATCTTAGGGATGACTAGCCATTCCTTTGTTGTTTATTAGTGGCCCTCTACTTTGATTTCCATTATGGAAAGGTGTGTGTGcaatttcatttggacaggtGATATCGATTCGGTTAAAAAAATCACTATTAAATGGGATATGTGTTGTAGGCCGAAGGAGGAAGGTGGTTTGGGACTAAGAAGGTTGAGGGATATGAATAAGGCTACTCTGTGTAGTGTAGCATGGAGAATAAAGCATGAAAAGTCATTAGCATACAACTTTCTCAGGGCTAGATTTCTGAAACGAAATGGCTCCTGGTTACAGGGCGTCATCTATTTGTCCTGGAATAAGAAAGGTGTGGGGCCTCATTGTGGCTAATGAGAGGTGGATGGTAGGAAATGGCAGGAAGATTGATTTTTGGAAGGACAAATGGGTTAATGGGTTCTCTGTCCAGGATTTAGTGGAAGACACTGGCGATCAAGATCCTTTGACGATGATCGCTTCATTACCAGCTACCAGTGGAACTTGCCTCCAGTCCAATCTTTGACCATGACTGACATTTTTGTCTTGATCAAAGGTATCAAAATTCCACAATATGAATGTGAGGATAGGTGTTTTTGGAAGGGTTCTATGGATGGATTATTTTCTATTAaatctgcatgggaggagaccCGATTTTGTAACCCAAAAGTTCCATGGTTTTCTATTGTGTCGGGTAAAAACCTTCAGCCTCGAATGTCTTTGTTTGGTTGGTGGCTGATCCATGGAAGGCTGCCGATGGATGATGTGGTTAAAAAAAGAGGTATTTATCTTGCGTCAAAATGTGCTTTGTGTGGTGAGAAGGAAGAATCCTTGGAGCATGTCTTTATACACTGCCCCTTTTCGGTTGAGATATGGATCTTCTTTTGTGGGATTTTTAACGTCAAGAGGGAAAACCCAGGTACGATTTCCAATTTGTTTCAGTGGTGGAAGCGTTGGATGAAGCAGGTTCGATGCAAGGATGTTTGGGAGATGGGATTGGTTATGGTGGCGGATAGCATATGGAGAGAAAGGAACATGAGGCGCCACGATGAAAGGTGGAGGCTGCCCAAGTTTGTGTGTTATTCAGTTCATGAGGAAATCAAAAATTGCAGGCCTTGTATCAAAGGGACAGTGAGATCAGTGGATGACTTAATATGCTATAGGAATTTGGGGCTTGCCGCTCAGAGCATGCCCTCAAATCAAATTTTAGAAGTATTTTGGTGCAAGCCTCATGTGCATTGGATCAAGCTAAATTTTGATGGCAGTTCGATGGGGAACCTTGGTCATGAGGGATCTGGAGGAGTTCTTAGAGATCCTATGGGAAGAGTGCTGGGGACCTATAAAGTATTTATGGGTGTGACAGGTGTGTTTGAGGCTGAGATGGAGGGTCTCATGGAAGGCTTAATCCACACTAAGGACATGGGTATTAATCAGTTATGGGTGGAGTTTAATTCCTTTGTTGTGGTAACACTAATTCAACAAAATAGGGTACCATGGTTCACTGCTCAACGATGGACTTTCTTAAAGCCCTACTTGGACAGGATAAACTGGAAGATAACTCATAACTTCAGAGAGGCAAATGCTATTGCAGATTTATTAACTAGAGATGCAGCCAAATCTGGTGCTTCAGCGTCAAATGCTGCTCTCCCTGGGCATATTGTAGAGCTTCTTAgcagagatgctaatggaagacCAAATTATAGATTCATCAAGTGcgcttctcttctccctctccctgctgatggcaatgccgaaggtggggatggCAAAACCATTGTCTATTTTCTTTGGTTCTTTCATGCTTTGATCTTCTACTTGTATTTGGatcatattttttgaataaagtcatctttttagcaaaaaaaaagggagtacGATTTGTTCAGATGATGTTCAGATGAACACGTTATCTCAACTGAGGCTGCAAGGGGAGGAATTATTTTGCTTGAAAATAATACATTGCCTTTGGACCATAAGAAATTCAAGAACACTGCAGTAGTTGGCCCACACGCAAATGCTACAACCTCTATGATCGGAACCTATGTAGGTAAGTTAAAAGAGAGTTTAATTTATTCATATaagagtctttttttttcttttttttagtcattcttattgtgaaaaaatatatataggtGCTCACACTAAGAATGGTGAGAACTCAAGCCCTTTAAATTGAAATATGTTTTGGATGCAATGGTTTACATACGAAGATTTGAAAATGTATCCCCTCCCCCCATACACACACATAATTTTAACAATATTTGAAGCTGATAGAGTTGGCTTAAACTGAATCTCTAACATGCATCCTTAGATTTGAAGCTGATAG
Above is a window of Macadamia integrifolia cultivar HAES 741 unplaced genomic scaffold, SCU_Mint_v3 scaffold22, whole genome shotgun sequence DNA encoding:
- the LOC122066038 gene encoding uncharacterized protein LOC122066038, which encodes MPEETRKGQTLCRRPEGLIDLQPKKVIHEDSLLECERLQEGLNTDGPEENYWKGKSIIISSVHASNIRAIRRELWMDLEALSVLAEPWAVVGDFNATLASNEKRKVADSWSHNICGPPSYILAQKLKRLRLIIKTWARENFPNFEIELVRMREALDHRQAQIELQGMDDSLFGQEADAKSTYLVAMKNHEKLWAEKSRIRWLKEGDRNSKFFHHYTKIKRAKNTTRRVKKIDGSINSDRDDIACYMSKVYEDFHKGVPVTDHLDLLDAIPRLIDDVDLLSLDSIPSPNEIKRAVWDLDPESSPGPDGYPGYFFHCCWNIISGDFERAVGDFFTSGTMPPGMNNNLLFLIPKINGAMSLDKFRPLCMGNFFCKIISKILATRLSFLLPRLISEEQGAFQKGKLIHNNIALASKLANIMHSATRGGGLGAKLIFKRPSTQFLGILF